A region from the Pseudomonas cucumis genome encodes:
- the yedA gene encoding drug/metabolite exporter YedA translates to MPGIRRFSLPLIAAFFALYVIWGSTYLVIRIGVQYWPPLLLAGIRFVIAGTLMYAFLRWRGAPAPTWAQWKAAGIIGILLLTCGNGAVSVAEHTGVASGVAALAVATVPLFTLLCGYFWGARNTRLEWAGIVLGLIGIAMLNLGSNLQSSPLGAALLVFAAASWAFGSVWSKHLPLPQGAMASAVEMLVGGVVLLIGSAVSGEHLESMPPIEGWAALAYLTFFGSIIAFNAYMYLLKHVRPAAATSYAYVNPAVAVLLGIVFVGETIGIEEALAMTVIISAVVLIGLPQWRRGADRPAVVVPTESRAN, encoded by the coding sequence ATGCCTGGCATACGCCGTTTTTCCTTACCGCTGATCGCTGCTTTTTTCGCGCTGTACGTGATTTGGGGGTCGACCTACCTGGTGATTCGAATCGGCGTGCAGTACTGGCCGCCGTTGTTGCTCGCCGGTATCCGCTTCGTGATCGCCGGTACGTTGATGTACGCGTTCCTGCGCTGGCGCGGGGCACCGGCACCGACGTGGGCGCAATGGAAAGCGGCGGGGATCATCGGGATTTTGCTGCTGACGTGCGGTAACGGAGCAGTGAGCGTGGCTGAACACACCGGTGTCGCTTCCGGCGTTGCCGCGTTGGCGGTGGCAACGGTGCCGCTGTTTACCTTGCTTTGCGGATATTTCTGGGGGGCGCGTAATACCCGTCTCGAATGGGCCGGGATTGTGCTCGGGCTGATCGGTATCGCCATGCTCAACCTTGGTTCCAATCTGCAATCGAGCCCGTTGGGTGCGGCGTTGCTGGTGTTCGCGGCCGCGTCCTGGGCTTTCGGTTCGGTGTGGAGCAAACACTTGCCGTTGCCACAGGGCGCGATGGCCAGTGCCGTGGAAATGCTGGTGGGCGGCGTGGTGTTGTTGATCGGCAGCGCGGTGAGTGGCGAGCATCTGGAGAGCATGCCACCGATCGAAGGCTGGGCGGCGCTGGCGTACTTGACGTTCTTCGGTTCGATCATTGCCTTCAACGCTTACATGTATCTGTTGAAACACGTGCGTCCGGCAGCGGCCACCAGTTATGCCTACGTCAACCCGGCGGTGGCGGTGTTGCTGGGGATCGTATTTGTCGGCGAGACCATTGGTATTGAAGAAGCGCTGGCCATGACAGTGATCATCAGCGCCGTGGTGTTGATCGGGTTGCCGCAGTGGCGCCGTGGTGCGGATCGGCCTGCCGTAGTGGTGCCGACAGAATCCCGAGCGAATTAG